In Salmo salar chromosome ssa15, Ssal_v3.1, whole genome shotgun sequence, one genomic interval encodes:
- the LOC106571390 gene encoding transcription cofactor vestigial-like protein 2 isoform X2: protein MSCLDVMYQVYGPPPQPYFSAAYSPYHHQKLAFYSKMQEAQESISGGSSFSNLAGPTIKEEDCAREKDHPPEAEYLNSRCVLFTYFQGDISSVVDEHFSRALNQPTSYVPGSVSNKSARDGSFPMSQRSFPPSFWNSAYQPSSMSSAIGASHSEIPFPGDPYSSASLHSHLHHATPEPWHHSHHHHHHHPYSLGGAIGTQGSTYPRPSMHEVYGTHFDPRYSSLLVPSVRPHRLPPSTVPGPSASPCDIGKSEPTSSAWTGTFTGAGADISQSIGLNVDAARRYTLCGGNILS from the exons ATGAGCTGCTTGGATGTTATGTATCAAGTGTATGGTCCACCACCTCAGCCTTATTTTTCCGCAGCGTATAGCCCATATCATCACCAG AAATTGGCATTTTATTCCAAAATGCAAGAAGCGCAAGAGAGCATCAGCGGGGGAAGCTCGTTCTCGAACCTCGCGGGTCCGACGATTAAGGAGGAGGACTGCGCGCGCGAGAAAGATCACCCTCCGGAGGCCGAGTACCTGAACTCGCGGTGCGTGCTCTTCACCTACTTCCAGGGGGACATCAGCTCAGTGGTGGACGAGCACTTCAGCCGGGCCCTCAACCAGCCCACCAGCTACGTCCCCGGGTCGGTCAGCAACAAGTCCGCACGAG ATGGATCATTCCCGATGAGCCAGAGGAGTTTCCCCCCGTCCTTCTGGAACAGTGCGTACCAGCCCTCCTCCATGAGCAGTGCTATAGGAGCCTCCCACTCAGAGATACCCTTCCCTGGGGACCCTTACTCCTCCGCCTCCCTACACAGCCACCTCCACCATGCTACCCCAGAGCCCTGGCAccactcacaccaccaccaccaccaccacccttacTCACTTGGCGGGGCCATCGGCACCCAGGGCTCCACCTACCCTCGACCCAGCATGCACGAGGTGTATGGCACGCACTTTGACCCCCGCTACAGTTCTCTGCTGGTGCCCTCCGTCCGGCCGCACCGGCTCCCTCCATCCACTGTCCCCGGGCCGAGCGCCTCACCGTGTGACATTGGGAAGAGTGAGCCAACCAGCTCGGCCTGGACCGGGACCTTCACCGGGGCAGGGGCAGACATTAGCCAGAGCATCGGCCTCAATGTGGACGCAG CTCGACGCTACACCCTCTGTGGCGGAAACATCCTCAGCTGA
- the LOC106571390 gene encoding transcription cofactor vestigial-like protein 2 isoform X1 has translation MSCLDVMYQVYGPPPQPYFSAAYSPYHHQKLAFYSKMQEAQESISGGSSFSNLAGPTIKEEDCAREKDHPPEAEYLNSRCVLFTYFQGDISSVVDEHFSRALNQPTSYVPGSVSNKSARDGSFPMSQRSFPPSFWNSAYQPSSMSSAIGASHSEIPFPGDPYSSASLHSHLHHATPEPWHHSHHHHHHHPYSLGGAIGTQGSTYPRPSMHEVYGTHFDPRYSSLLVPSVRPHRLPPSTVPGPSASPCDIGKSEPTSSAWTGTFTGAGADISQSIGLNVDAGLQAQDKSKDLYWF, from the exons ATGAGCTGCTTGGATGTTATGTATCAAGTGTATGGTCCACCACCTCAGCCTTATTTTTCCGCAGCGTATAGCCCATATCATCACCAG AAATTGGCATTTTATTCCAAAATGCAAGAAGCGCAAGAGAGCATCAGCGGGGGAAGCTCGTTCTCGAACCTCGCGGGTCCGACGATTAAGGAGGAGGACTGCGCGCGCGAGAAAGATCACCCTCCGGAGGCCGAGTACCTGAACTCGCGGTGCGTGCTCTTCACCTACTTCCAGGGGGACATCAGCTCAGTGGTGGACGAGCACTTCAGCCGGGCCCTCAACCAGCCCACCAGCTACGTCCCCGGGTCGGTCAGCAACAAGTCCGCACGAG ATGGATCATTCCCGATGAGCCAGAGGAGTTTCCCCCCGTCCTTCTGGAACAGTGCGTACCAGCCCTCCTCCATGAGCAGTGCTATAGGAGCCTCCCACTCAGAGATACCCTTCCCTGGGGACCCTTACTCCTCCGCCTCCCTACACAGCCACCTCCACCATGCTACCCCAGAGCCCTGGCAccactcacaccaccaccaccaccaccacccttacTCACTTGGCGGGGCCATCGGCACCCAGGGCTCCACCTACCCTCGACCCAGCATGCACGAGGTGTATGGCACGCACTTTGACCCCCGCTACAGTTCTCTGCTGGTGCCCTCCGTCCGGCCGCACCGGCTCCCTCCATCCACTGTCCCCGGGCCGAGCGCCTCACCGTGTGACATTGGGAAGAGTGAGCCAACCAGCTCGGCCTGGACCGGGACCTTCACCGGGGCAGGGGCAGACATTAGCCAGAGCATCGGCCTCAATGTGGACGCAG GTCTGCAGGCCCAGGATAAGAGCAAGGACTTGTACTGGTTTTAA